CCGCCAGTTTCAGCATCTGCTAGCTCATGAGTGTGGTGATTTATATAGCCGTTCAGCTACAAATAATGAAACTGAGTTAACAGGAACTATTATCATTTCCGGTAAATGGGAAAAAGGTACACCTATTTCTACATGGACTAGTGATAGTAGTCAAAAAATAGTTGTAGGTGTAGATAGTGGTAAATAATAAGTAGATATAAACATGAGTAAGGCAAGTGAAGAGTTAAAAAAACTATTTGATACTAATCAAGATTGGCAAGTTTGTAAACGCTCTAATCTTGAGGTACTAAATGAGTGTACAGAACTTTTAAATAACCGAAGCTTTCAAGAAACGATGTGTTTAATTACTAAGTATATTCAAGAAAATAATGTATTAGATATACAATTGTTTTGCCTTTACTTGCAAGCTTACTTTAATATAAACCACTCAGCTGAAGATTTTGTCTCAGGATTAGAAATTTTAGCTGGAGTATTAAGTGGTTATCACCTTATTACTCCTACAAATAAAAAAGACACAATAGTGTTACGTAGCGTCATAACTTTAATTAATGAAGCTAATGATGCTATTAACTACTATTATCCTGATTTTTTGGATAACCAATTACAGCAAGTTACAGAATTTCTAGAACAAGTTAAAGATCTTTTGGCATGTAATATCCAAGAAGTTGGATTAATTAACTTTAATAGAGCAAAAAACCAAATACTAGCTACTATTTCTAAATACATTTTTAAAGAAGATATTAATAGTGATCAAGAAAAAGCTGATAATGAGAAGGTAGATAACTCTCTAGCTCAGACAAGCAAAGAAAATGCATATAGTTTCTATTGGTCTAACCTTTTGCTAAAAATAGCTAGATTTAACAACTTAGCTAACCCTTTGGATGCAGTATCAGATAAGTTTGAGCTAGCTTTACTCTTTGATTCGATCCAAACTGAAATACAAGAATTTAATCCAATTAAATATTTTCCCAAGCAGTTCCAGGTTTTTTTAAATTCGGTTACACCAGAAACTTACTCTCAAATTCAACAAATTATAGAGAATAGTAAAGGCTCTGCTTTATGGGATTTTATGCTGCAAAAAACTCACGCTGATATTGAGTTAAATATTAAAAATAAAAAAATAAATACTGGATTTGATATAGATGATATTTTGCAAGCTTCTAACTATAAAAATAATATTAAAAATATGCTTGATGAAAAAATTAATGATTATCAGACACCACCAAATAATGATGAAGCTTTTGGTCCAGATTTTGATATTTTGGATTTATAAAGAGGAGCAAAAATGATTACTACATTTACTAACAGTAGAGTGAAAGTAAGAGTATGCAACAAATAAATTGGCACTTAGGACAAGCAGTTTTGCCCGAGCATTTTACATTATCTCAGCATCTATCAAACAAGCGCAATATTCACCTTTGCCAAGTTAACTCTACTGTAGATTTTTATGGTCTAGCTGAGCTTAAAATAGATGAATATTTATTTGATAAAAACATCCTCAGGATAGAATCCTTACTATACATAACACTTACTTGTGAATGTATCCATTATCAAAGTTCAACTTACCCTAAAATCTTAGAATTAAATTTAAATACTATAGATTCAGATACTGCTGAGATTGTCGTACAAATTAATAAAAAACCTTTGACAAAAGACGTTGGTGATAATAATACAAAAGTTCAAACAAAATTTTCAAATCTCTCACTAACTATAAATCCTGAGCAAACAGATGAGTTATCTAGTTTCAAAGTACTAACCTTAAATAAACTAGAAGACGGCAAGTGGACACTTAAAGAATTCCTTCCTCCTATCTTAACTACAAAAGTTTATAACTTTAAATTAGTGACTGATAAACTAAGTAATTTATTACAAATAATACACTCCTACGTTTTAAACGAAAAATCAACTAACTCAGCAATATCATCTTTTAAATTAACGTTATTAAATAATATTTTGTATAGCCGTAACCAGCTTCAGTATTATATTTGGCAATTATCATATAGTAAGTATTCTCCTATAATTATATTTCATGCTACTCAAAATATATATTTATATTTATTACAATACCAAGAAACTACAGAAGTAGATTCTTCTCTGGTTTATAAGCACGAGAAACCTTTGGAAAGTTTTCAACATCTAATTGCGGCAATCCGTGAAAAAGTATTACATACAAAAGCTATAGAGTATAAGGTTTTAAAACCTATAGAAAATTTACTATCTACAGGCATTATAGAGTTTGAAGTTTTAAATCGTAAAAAGCACTATTTAGTTGTGCGTAAACCAACACAAGACTATAGCTATTCACTTTCTACAATTAAGCTAACTTCTCCAAGCAGAATTAAGCATGTAAATAAATACGCAATGGTTGGTTTAAAGCTTTCTAAGTTGGAGTTTAACCCTTTACCTGTATCAAGTGTCGATAAATACTGTGATATTTATGAAATTCTACCATCAAGAGAGTGGGATTACGTTCTTAGTGAGCAGGTAATATCTTTGCTAAATAGCAAAGATGTAAGTGAACTTAAATTCGTTTATTACTATGTATAGGGATAGTTAGATTATATATGAACAAAACAGATTTAAAGAAAGTACCTCTAGATAAACTTAAGCAACTTGATCTTATGATACTGCTAAACATGTTGCACCGTATTGGTTTTAATACACAAGATATTACATTTGAAAGCCGTTTAAGTCTTAGCCAGACTAGCAGGCTTATAGAAGATATAGTTTTTGATCAGGACAAAATTAAGCTTATTGTAAATATGGGAATACTATCTGCAAATTCGGCTTTGCCTGATCACGTATTGGATTTTTTTTCTATAAATAATGATTCTGTATCTTGTACTGTATTAAACGCTTTAGCAAGTAAACTTTTAAAACACCAAATAAATATGCTTCTGATAGAACAGTCTGATGAATTAAAACATTTATATCTAAATGGAGACGTTCTTTTTACAAGAGATGATAATTTTTTTTATTCATTATCT
Above is a window of Allofrancisella inopinata DNA encoding:
- a CDS encoding type VI secretion system protein IglI family protein — protein: MSKASEELKKLFDTNQDWQVCKRSNLEVLNECTELLNNRSFQETMCLITKYIQENNVLDIQLFCLYLQAYFNINHSAEDFVSGLEILAGVLSGYHLITPTNKKDTIVLRSVITLINEANDAINYYYPDFLDNQLQQVTEFLEQVKDLLACNIQEVGLINFNRAKNQILATISKYIFKEDINSDQEKADNEKVDNSLAQTSKENAYSFYWSNLLLKIARFNNLANPLDAVSDKFELALLFDSIQTEIQEFNPIKYFPKQFQVFLNSVTPETYSQIQQIIENSKGSALWDFMLQKTHADIELNIKNKKINTGFDIDDILQASNYKNNIKNMLDEKINDYQTPPNNDEAFGPDFDILDL
- the tssK gene encoding type VI secretion system baseplate subunit TssK, which gives rise to MQQINWHLGQAVLPEHFTLSQHLSNKRNIHLCQVNSTVDFYGLAELKIDEYLFDKNILRIESLLYITLTCECIHYQSSTYPKILELNLNTIDSDTAEIVVQINKKPLTKDVGDNNTKVQTKFSNLSLTINPEQTDELSSFKVLTLNKLEDGKWTLKEFLPPILTTKVYNFKLVTDKLSNLLQIIHSYVLNEKSTNSAISSFKLTLLNNILYSRNQLQYYIWQLSYSKYSPIIIFHATQNIYLYLLQYQETTEVDSSLVYKHEKPLESFQHLIAAIREKVLHTKAIEYKVLKPIENLLSTGIIEFEVLNRKKHYLVVRKPTQDYSYSLSTIKLTSPSRIKHVNKYAMVGLKLSKLEFNPLPVSSVDKYCDIYEILPSREWDYVLSEQVISLLNSKDVSELKFVYYYV